One Spinacia oleracea cultivar Varoflay chromosome 4, BTI_SOV_V1, whole genome shotgun sequence DNA segment encodes these proteins:
- the LOC110778596 gene encoding ATP synthase gamma chain 2, chloroplastic-like, with the protein MSCCSSSVLRLTLNPSIYPKSSTFFELKSNPFHQLPSSSNPTSRFQINCTIRKLRDRINTVKNTQKIAEAMKLVAAAKVRRAQEAVISGRPFAEGLADMLCNINDSVQLEGDVDVPLANVRTVKKVALVVITGERGLCGGFNSAVIRKAEARIQELQKLGLSCTIISVGKKGNAYFSRRVSFVSVDRFVEGEGFPTVKEAQTIADDVFSLFVSEEVDKVELLYTKFVSLVKSDPVIRTLLPLSPKGKAVDAYGNSVYALEDEFFRLTSKEGKLAVERLRVEKKKQQVQPLLEFEQDPVQIIDAMMPLYLNSQILRALQESVASELAARMNAMNNANDNAVELKKTLSIAYNRQRQTKITEELLEIVAGAEALRPYD; encoded by the coding sequence ATGTCTTGCTGTTCGAGTTCTGTATTACGATTAACTTTAAACCCTTCAATTTACCCCAAATCCTCAACTTTTTTTGAATTGAAATCCAACCCATTTCATCAATTGCCCAGTTCATCAAACCCCACTTCCCGATTTCAAATCAATTGCACAATTCGAAAGCTAAGGGATAGAATCAACACTGTAAAGAACACCCAGAAAATTGCAGAAGCCATGAAACTTGTGGCTGCGGCCAAAGTTAGGAGAGCTCAGGAGGCTGTTATTAGTGGCAGGCCATTCGCTGAGGGTTTAGCTGATATGTTGTGCAATATCAATGACAGTGTTCAATTAGAAGGTGATGTAGATGTTCCTTTAGCTAATGTTAGGACTGTTAAGAAAGTTGCTCTTGTGGTGATTACCGGCGAACGAGGACTTTGTGGTGGGTTTAATAGTGCTGTTATTAGGAAGGCTGAGGCTAGGATTCAAGAATTGCAGAAACTTGGGTTAAGTTGTACAATTATAAGTGTTGGGAAGAAGGGAAATGCTTATTTTTCTAGGCGGGTGTCTTTTGTCTCTGTGGATCGATTTGTTGAGGGAGAGGGATTCCCGACTGTCAAAGAAGCACAGACAATTGCTGATGATGTTTTCTCTCTATTTGTGAGTGAAGAGGTTGATAAGGTTGAGCTGTTGTACACCAAGTTTGTGTCATTGGTTAAGTCTGATCCTGTGATTCGTACCTTGCTTCCGCTTTCACCCAAGGGGAAGGCTGTTGATGCTTATGGGAACAGTGTTTATGCGTTAGAGGATGAGTTCTTTAGGTTGACGAGTAAGGAAGGGAAGTTAGCTGTTGAAAGACTGAGAGTTGAGAAAAAGAAGCAACAAGTGCAGCCTCTTTTGGAGTTCGAGCAAGACCCAGTTCAGATTATTGATGCAATGATGCCTCTGTATCTTAACAGCCAGATACTAAGAGCACTGCAAGAGTCAGTGGCCAGTGAGCTAGCTGCGAGGATGAATGCCATGAATAATGCAAATGATAATGCTGTGGAGTTGAAGAAGACTCTTTCTATTGCATACAATAGACAAAGGCAGACTAAGATTACTGAAGAGCTATTAGAGATTGTTGCTGGAGCTGAAGCTCTTAGACCATATGACTAG